In a single window of the Tellurirhabdus bombi genome:
- a CDS encoding electron transfer flavoprotein subunit beta/FixA family protein, with protein sequence MKILVCVTSVPDTTTKITFTDNNTKLNKAGVQFITGPYDDYALSRAVELKEQTGGTVTVLNVGEADAEPVIRKCLAIGADDAIRVNADPTDAYFVAEQIAAIAKENQYDLIMMGRETIDYNGGQVHGIVGEMLGIPSISPVMKLAISGNTAQITREIEGGKEELEANLPLVLGCQEPIADWKIPNMRGIMSARTKPLKVVEPTGTDKLTQVASYELPAPRGACKMIPADEAETLIKLLRTEAKVL encoded by the coding sequence ATGAAAATTTTAGTATGTGTAACGAGCGTGCCCGACACGACGACTAAAATCACGTTCACCGACAATAATACCAAATTAAACAAAGCAGGCGTTCAGTTTATCACGGGGCCTTACGATGACTATGCGTTGTCGCGGGCGGTTGAACTCAAAGAACAGACGGGTGGCACCGTTACCGTTCTGAACGTAGGCGAAGCGGATGCTGAGCCTGTTATCCGCAAATGCCTGGCTATCGGCGCCGACGACGCCATCCGCGTCAACGCCGACCCCACCGATGCGTATTTTGTTGCCGAACAAATTGCCGCTATTGCCAAAGAAAACCAGTACGACCTAATCATGATGGGCCGCGAGACGATTGACTACAACGGCGGTCAGGTTCACGGCATTGTTGGCGAAATGCTCGGCATTCCGTCCATTTCTCCCGTTATGAAGCTGGCCATCAGCGGAAATACTGCCCAGATTACCCGCGAAATTGAAGGCGGAAAAGAAGAACTGGAAGCCAACCTGCCGCTGGTGCTGGGTTGTCAGGAACCCATTGCCGACTGGAAAATCCCGAACATGCGCGGCATCATGTCCGCTCGGACAAAGCCTCTGAAAGTAGTGGAGCCAACAGGTACCGACAAGCTTACGCAGGTAGCCAGCTACGAACTCCCTGCCCCGCGCGGAGCCTGTAAAATGATTCCTGCCGACGAAGCAGAAACACTCATTAAACTACTGCGGACCGAAGCTAAAGTGCTGTGA
- a CDS encoding tetratricopeptide repeat protein — translation MNNQRIQQLLAFVQEEPDDPFNVYALAMEYLTAQPGQALHYFEQLLDRHPDYLPTYYHAAALYADLDDRPKADILYQRGIELARSAGNQKTVDELTRAYRMFQDDDL, via the coding sequence ATGAATAACCAACGAATTCAGCAATTACTAGCGTTCGTTCAGGAAGAACCGGACGATCCTTTCAATGTTTACGCCCTGGCTATGGAATACCTGACTGCGCAACCGGGCCAGGCGTTGCATTATTTTGAACAATTGCTCGACAGACATCCGGACTATCTGCCCACGTACTACCACGCGGCGGCTCTCTACGCCGACCTGGATGACCGGCCTAAAGCCGATATTCTCTACCAGCGGGGCATAGAGTTGGCGCGTTCGGCGGGTAACCAGAAAACAGTTGATGAGCTGACCCGCGCGTACCGGATGTTTCAGGATGACGATCTTTGA
- a CDS encoding sugar phosphate isomerase/epimerase family protein yields MKRIIPLLVCLFVYYGTAFAQSFSKTLKETPGMVSYTFRNQFAKDVPGTLDKIKAMGVTNMEMSNLFGKQASEIRTWLDERGMRCTSYGVNYDDLANKMETVIQNAKALGAKYVRVAWIPHKGAMDLAGIQKAAADFNKFGEQLHNSGLTFVYHNHGYEFQPHEKGTLFDVLMKETKPEYVSYEMDILWVFFPGQDPAALLKKYPKRFKLMHLKDLKKGVEGNLSGGTPPDNDVALGTGQINLPAVLKAARKSSIEFFYIEDESSSAEQQVPQSIAYLKTI; encoded by the coding sequence ATGAAACGCATTATCCCCTTACTAGTCTGTCTCTTTGTGTACTATGGAACTGCTTTTGCCCAATCGTTCAGTAAAACGCTGAAAGAAACACCAGGAATGGTTTCGTATACTTTTCGTAACCAGTTTGCTAAAGATGTACCCGGTACGCTCGACAAAATCAAAGCAATGGGCGTCACGAATATGGAAATGTCTAACCTGTTTGGAAAACAGGCGAGCGAAATCCGAACCTGGCTCGATGAGCGGGGAATGCGCTGCACCAGCTACGGCGTTAATTACGACGATCTGGCGAACAAGATGGAAACCGTGATTCAGAATGCCAAAGCGCTGGGCGCGAAGTACGTGCGGGTGGCCTGGATTCCGCACAAAGGCGCTATGGATCTGGCAGGTATTCAAAAAGCTGCCGCTGATTTCAACAAGTTTGGCGAGCAGCTGCACAACAGTGGCTTGACGTTTGTGTACCACAACCACGGATATGAGTTTCAGCCGCACGAGAAGGGTACCTTGTTTGATGTGTTGATGAAAGAAACCAAGCCGGAGTATGTAAGTTACGAAATGGATATTCTGTGGGTGTTTTTTCCGGGCCAGGATCCGGCGGCCCTGCTCAAAAAATATCCTAAGCGGTTTAAGCTGATGCACCTGAAAGACCTGAAAAAAGGCGTGGAGGGTAACCTTTCCGGCGGCACGCCCCCCGACAACGACGTTGCTCTAGGCACCGGGCAGATCAATCTGCCTGCCGTTTTGAAAGCAGCGCGGAAGTCTTCCATTGAATTTTTTTACATCGAAGATGAAAGTTCGTCTGCTGAGCAGCAGGTGCCGCAGAGTATTGCGTATCTAAAGACGATTTAG